The following are from one region of the Francisella opportunistica genome:
- a CDS encoding chorismate-binding protein, which yields MSSYQLPQFAIFEDTLTKQQNYYFYNPIAEVVANDKESLELAFYELEKFQQQGLFLAGFISYEASYYLTDNLRHLRNAATEKLLHFVAFKNFCNEIPSYPHSDKNIDLMIDSLSFADYQKSFTEVQQALINGESYQINLTKNIIATTRFSSQELYTKLKQQQSVKYAAYLPFLNPDIISISPELFFKKNADDLIVKPMKGTAKLTGDVSKDLEIYQQLALCEKNRAENLIIVDLLRNDLSAIAKTHSVKVDKLFSIEKYKTLLQMTSQIAAKIDKQISFRKILDGLFPCGSITGAPKKRTLELIKRIEKDKRGVYTGTIGYILPNNDMCFNVAIRTIQKYQNSLQIGVGGGITVYSDLQSEWQEMNTKINFIRQIYQPDFCLIESLYYHNQFRDLELHLERLENSARQLFFDIDIQKVSSQLQHYAQQLARDKEYKIRVEYHYDKSITIEHTQIDTTKQQLIKLVVCPEKTNSANKLFQHKTTHNSTRGFYTKMHKKYINQDKNCELIFLNEKNNITETRFYNIIIEKDNKLYTPQLDDGVLAGVARKSLIQQAKLQAKSLTLDDLKTADKVYLINSVRGLIPAYLEI from the coding sequence ATGAGTAGTTATCAATTACCACAATTTGCAATCTTTGAAGATACTTTGACCAAACAGCAAAATTATTATTTCTATAATCCTATTGCGGAGGTTGTAGCTAATGATAAAGAATCACTAGAGTTAGCTTTTTATGAGTTAGAAAAATTTCAACAACAGGGATTATTTTTAGCCGGGTTTATAAGCTACGAAGCTAGCTATTACCTTACTGATAATCTTCGACATTTACGCAATGCTGCTACTGAAAAGTTACTTCATTTCGTTGCTTTTAAGAATTTTTGTAATGAGATACCAAGTTATCCCCATTCAGATAAAAATATAGATTTAATGATAGATAGTCTTAGTTTTGCAGATTATCAAAAAAGTTTTACAGAGGTCCAACAAGCGCTTATTAACGGTGAAAGTTATCAAATTAATTTAACTAAAAATATTATAGCTACTACTAGATTTAGTAGTCAAGAACTCTACACTAAGCTCAAACAGCAACAATCAGTTAAATATGCAGCATATCTACCATTTCTAAACCCTGATATAATATCGATTTCACCCGAACTTTTCTTTAAGAAAAATGCTGATGATTTAATTGTAAAACCAATGAAAGGCACCGCTAAATTAACAGGTGATGTTTCAAAGGATTTAGAAATATATCAACAATTAGCATTATGTGAGAAAAATAGAGCAGAGAATCTAATAATTGTAGATCTATTACGCAATGATTTATCAGCTATAGCAAAAACGCATAGTGTTAAGGTGGATAAGCTTTTTTCAATAGAAAAATACAAAACTCTATTGCAAATGACTTCACAGATAGCTGCAAAAATTGATAAACAGATATCTTTTAGAAAAATTTTAGATGGGCTGTTCCCATGTGGCTCAATCACAGGTGCACCTAAAAAAAGAACTCTTGAGTTGATAAAACGAATTGAAAAAGATAAAAGGGGAGTTTATACCGGAACTATTGGCTATATCTTGCCGAACAATGATATGTGTTTTAATGTTGCTATTCGCACCATACAGAAATATCAAAATAGCTTACAAATTGGTGTTGGTGGTGGTATCACAGTATATTCAGATCTGCAATCAGAATGGCAAGAAATGAATACAAAAATAAATTTTATTCGTCAGATATATCAGCCAGATTTTTGTTTAATTGAAAGCCTTTATTATCATAATCAATTTAGGGATTTAGAACTGCATTTAGAGCGTCTTGAGAACTCAGCTAGGCAGTTATTTTTTGATATTGATATCCAAAAGGTTAGCAGTCAATTACAACACTATGCACAACAATTAGCTAGAGATAAAGAATATAAAATCCGTGTTGAATATCATTATGATAAATCTATAACTATTGAACACACTCAAATTGATACCACTAAGCAACAGCTTATTAAGCTAGTAGTTTGCCCTGAGAAAACAAATTCAGCTAATAAATTATTTCAACATAAAACCACGCATAACTCGACACGAGGTTTTTATACTAAAATGCACAAAAAATATATTAATCAAGACAAGAATTGCGAGCTTATTTTTTTAAATGAGAAAAATAATATTACTGAAACGAGATTTTATAATATCATTATCGAAAAAGATAATAAACTCTACACTCCGCAATTAGATGATGGCGTCTTGGCAGGTGTAGCGAGGAAATCTTTAATTCAACAAGCTAAACTTCAAGCAAAAAGCCTAACTTTAGATGATTTGAAAACTGCTGATAAAGTATATCTTATCAATAGTGTCCGAGGCTTGATACCTGCATATTTGGAGATTTAA
- a CDS encoding anthranilate synthase component II: protein MVLYIDHYDSFSNTIVDYITYLGYQVSVIKTDQQIKNIEQFQHIIIGPGPGHPDELKDKYPIIEYCQQNNLPLLGICLGHQLIAQYYGSKIIKAKQIYHGKLCQIKQLQLSILYKNHPLKFAVTRYHSLIVDEIKDPLVTLALTSDNEIMAFAHQSAKIFGVQYHPEAYLTEYGLATLKNFLNL, encoded by the coding sequence ATGGTTTTATATATTGATCATTATGATTCATTTAGCAACACTATTGTTGATTATATAACTTATCTTGGCTATCAAGTATCTGTAATAAAAACCGATCAACAAATAAAGAATATTGAGCAATTTCAACATATTATCATTGGACCAGGTCCAGGGCATCCAGATGAACTAAAAGATAAATATCCAATTATCGAGTATTGTCAACAAAATAATTTACCTTTATTAGGAATCTGCTTAGGTCATCAGCTTATTGCTCAATATTATGGTTCAAAAATAATAAAAGCTAAACAAATCTATCATGGTAAACTTTGTCAAATTAAACAGTTACAATTATCAATATTATATAAAAATCATCCACTAAAATTTGCTGTAACACGCTATCACTCACTAATTGTTGATGAGATTAAAGATCCCTTGGTGACTTTGGCATTAACTAGTGATAATGAGATTATGGCTTTTGCTCATCAAAGCGCAAAGATTTTTGGCGTTCAATATCATCCAGAAGCTTATTTAACAGAATATGGCTTAGCAACATTAAAGAATTTTTTAAATCTTTAA
- a CDS encoding cupin domain-containing protein: protein MVRRIITSTNQQGKSYIMEDSTVSNVQIPLANIDSNLKFHNLWVTNEMPVKINLQREEDPTKDVYVSTSPQKNGSMFRIVDYPPEHKLIDTVRNFSKEELEKFEKQVGVKLDYEANHPFMHSTKSIDFGIVLSGEIYLILDEEEVFLKAGDVVIQRGTNHSWANRSDNICQMAYVLLDAELISNKH from the coding sequence ATGGTAAGAAGGATTATCACTTCAACTAACCAACAAGGCAAGTCTTATATTATGGAAGATTCCACAGTTTCAAATGTACAAATTCCACTTGCAAATATAGACTCAAACCTCAAATTTCATAATCTGTGGGTTACTAATGAAATGCCTGTAAAAATTAACCTTCAGCGTGAAGAAGATCCCACTAAAGATGTTTATGTATCAACCTCACCTCAGAAAAATGGATCTATGTTTAGAATAGTAGATTATCCACCAGAACATAAACTGATTGATACAGTTCGTAACTTTTCTAAAGAAGAACTTGAAAAATTTGAAAAGCAGGTAGGAGTTAAACTTGATTATGAAGCAAACCATCCTTTTATGCATTCAACAAAATCCATAGATTTTGGCATAGTATTATCAGGTGAGATCTATCTCATTCTAGATGAAGAAGAAGTTTTTTTAAAAGCAGGAGATGTTGTTATTCAACGTGGAACAAACCATTCTTGGGCTAATAGATCAGATAATATTTGCCAAATGGCCTATGTTCTTCTAGATGCTGAATTAATCTCAAATAAACATTAA
- a CDS encoding aldo/keto reductase, whose protein sequence is MKYTKLGKTNIDISRICLGTMTWGKQNTQAEGFEQMDYALAQGVNFWDTAEMYAIPPTAKTYGKTEEIIGNWFKARQKRNEVILATKFSPMPWSRNEKNPITNKANIIDAVNNSLKRLQTDYIDLYQFHWPTNRPHYHFDNWWDFEPLVGQQNKQLIVDNIHEILVTCGELVNAGKIKHIGLSNDSAWGINQFVKLAEKYNLPRIESIQHEYNLNRRRDETDIMETCALEEISYLAWSPLEQGIITGKYLNGARPAGTRMSAEVLNGQEDRYAFRFATNEDAVTEYINVAKKHNLDICQMAIAFTVRKAYMSCSIIGATTMKQLKTNIAAIDLELSDEVLADIEKIRRKYPVPF, encoded by the coding sequence ATGAAATACACTAAATTAGGTAAGACTAATATTGATATTAGTAGAATATGCCTTGGTACTATGACTTGGGGTAAACAAAATACTCAAGCTGAAGGTTTTGAACAAATGGATTATGCTCTTGCCCAAGGAGTTAATTTCTGGGATACTGCCGAGATGTATGCTATCCCTCCTACTGCTAAAACATATGGTAAAACTGAAGAAATAATTGGTAATTGGTTTAAAGCAAGACAAAAGCGTAACGAAGTTATTTTAGCAACTAAATTTTCTCCAATGCCATGGTCTAGAAATGAGAAAAATCCTATAACTAATAAAGCTAATATTATTGATGCTGTCAATAATAGCCTAAAGCGTTTACAAACTGATTATATTGATCTCTACCAATTCCATTGGCCGACAAATAGACCTCATTATCATTTTGATAATTGGTGGGATTTTGAGCCTCTAGTTGGTCAGCAAAATAAACAACTTATAGTTGATAATATCCATGAGATTCTCGTTACATGTGGTGAGCTAGTTAATGCAGGCAAAATCAAACATATAGGTTTATCAAATGACTCCGCTTGGGGTATCAATCAATTTGTTAAACTTGCAGAAAAATATAATCTACCGCGCATTGAGAGTATTCAACATGAGTACAATCTCAATCGCCGTAGAGATGAGACAGATATAATGGAAACTTGCGCTTTAGAAGAAATCTCTTATTTAGCATGGTCACCACTTGAACAAGGGATCATAACAGGTAAATATCTTAATGGTGCTCGCCCTGCTGGAACAAGAATGTCTGCTGAGGTTCTCAATGGTCAAGAAGATCGCTATGCTTTTAGATTTGCTACTAATGAGGATGCCGTTACAGAATATATTAATGTTGCTAAAAAACATAATCTTGATATTTGCCAGATGGCTATAGCTTTCACAGTTAGAAAGGCATATATGAGCTGTAGTATAATTGGCGCTACAACTATGAAGCAATTAAAAACAAATATCGCTGCTATCGACTTAGAGTTATCTGATGAGGTTTTAGCAGATATTGAAAAAATCAGAAGAAAATATCCAGTTCCTTTCTAG
- a CDS encoding IS110 family transposase, whose protein sequence is MYHNFIGIDISKNDFVVAIHGKKKTFKYLNNLTGFDELLSDHPILKDKSFVVVETTGGYEKALLEYLITKNIVVHRANTRIVKHFIRSTGQLGKSDNIDAFGLAKYGYERHRDLEFYQPNDDKMQKLIKYILRKQDIKKQLTAEKNRYQAPDQKYTKDSHQRMIEFYKQEIMIIESLINELVDDCQYLAKARDLLVKEVTGLGNATATSLLALMPELGNLNRKQVASLAGVAPYPYESGKKVGYRKTYGGRADLKPILFMSALTAARSKGKLGIFYRDLVEKGKKKMVALVAVMRKIIVIANAKIRDLKRDLKIL, encoded by the coding sequence ATGTATCATAATTTCATCGGTATTGATATATCAAAGAATGATTTTGTAGTAGCAATTCATGGTAAGAAAAAGACTTTTAAATACCTTAATAACTTAACTGGCTTTGATGAACTTTTATCAGATCATCCTATACTCAAGGATAAATCTTTTGTAGTTGTTGAAACTACCGGAGGCTATGAAAAAGCTTTACTTGAATATTTAATAACTAAAAATATAGTTGTTCACAGAGCTAATACTAGAATAGTTAAACATTTTATTCGCTCTACAGGTCAATTAGGTAAATCAGATAATATTGATGCTTTTGGACTAGCTAAGTATGGGTATGAAAGACACCGTGACCTAGAATTTTATCAACCTAATGATGATAAAATGCAAAAGCTTATAAAATATATTCTTAGAAAACAAGATATTAAAAAACAGTTAACAGCTGAAAAAAATAGATATCAAGCACCAGACCAAAAATATACAAAAGATTCTCACCAAAGAATGATAGAGTTCTATAAACAAGAAATTATGATTATAGAAAGCCTTATAAATGAGTTAGTCGATGATTGCCAATACTTAGCAAAAGCTAGAGATCTATTAGTTAAAGAGGTTACTGGTCTAGGAAATGCTACAGCCACATCTTTACTTGCTTTGATGCCTGAGTTAGGAAACTTAAACCGTAAACAAGTGGCTTCTTTAGCAGGAGTAGCTCCATATCCGTATGAAAGTGGCAAGAAAGTTGGCTATAGAAAGACTTACGGCGGTAGAGCTGATTTAAAACCTATATTATTTATGTCAGCATTAACTGCTGCTAGAAGTAAAGGTAAACTTGGAATATTTTATAGAGACCTTGTTGAAAAGGGTAAAAAGAAGATGGTAGCCCTTGTAGCTGTTATGAGAAAAATTATAGTCATTGCTAATGCTAAAATTAGAGATCTAAAAAGAGATTTGAAGATTTTATAA
- a CDS encoding EbhA protein, whose product MFFKDIFFKITIIFSMAIAFLFIFLDTSSANEKNNLQPILEIVSFETAKNITAQEVFQASNKVTQDLQASTGFIKRTLTQNTNNPNQWVDIIEWQSIKDARSSMKKAVEDKDVQTFLKLMKNGSRIYQTKSEYLSIKSQTKYS is encoded by the coding sequence ATGTTTTTTAAAGATATCTTTTTTAAAATTACAATTATTTTTAGTATGGCAATCGCTTTTTTATTTATATTTTTAGATACTTCTAGTGCCAATGAAAAAAATAATCTTCAGCCTATTTTAGAAATTGTCTCATTTGAAACTGCTAAAAATATTACTGCTCAAGAAGTATTTCAAGCATCAAATAAAGTAACACAAGATTTACAAGCATCAACCGGCTTTATAAAAAGAACTTTAACTCAAAATACAAATAATCCTAATCAATGGGTTGATATTATTGAATGGCAATCTATCAAAGACGCTCGCTCATCTATGAAAAAAGCTGTAGAAGACAAAGATGTACAAACATTTCTTAAGTTGATGAAAAATGGCTCAAGAATATATCAAACAAAATCGGAGTATTTAAGTATTAAATCTCAAACTAAATACAGCTAA
- a CDS encoding YdcF family protein produces the protein MSSLLDIGCLFLIALIIACIFSKGYLRHFIVALTIIYYLIGNGVLGTILALPLKSEPTDVKACANTKGIILLGAGINQAFGKLEPALSAYDRILKVAELYNQYPQQIIISGGTPCGEKLSEAEIYATVLYKLGIPKSKIILEKKSKNTYQNAEFIKKILADDKDTYCLVTGGIHYKRAKIIFDKFAINTISIASSKFVPNIKILPNAYNFYITQIIIHEYLGIIRIYLSSI, from the coding sequence ATGAGTAGTTTATTAGATATTGGATGTTTGTTTTTGATCGCCTTGATTATTGCTTGTATATTTTCAAAAGGCTATTTGAGGCATTTTATTGTAGCGCTAACGATTATTTATTATCTTATAGGTAATGGTGTCTTAGGAACCATTTTAGCACTACCGCTTAAATCAGAACCCACCGATGTCAAAGCTTGTGCAAACACCAAAGGAATTATTCTCTTAGGAGCTGGTATAAATCAAGCTTTTGGTAAATTAGAACCAGCTTTGAGTGCCTATGATCGGATACTTAAGGTTGCAGAATTATATAACCAATACCCACAACAAATTATTATAAGCGGTGGAACTCCTTGTGGTGAAAAATTATCAGAAGCTGAAATTTATGCTACAGTGTTATATAAATTAGGTATACCAAAATCAAAAATCATCCTCGAGAAAAAATCTAAAAACACTTATCAGAATGCCGAGTTTATTAAGAAAATCTTAGCAGATGATAAAGATACTTACTGTTTAGTTACCGGAGGAATCCATTATAAAAGAGCAAAAATTATTTTTGATAAATTTGCTATAAATACGATTAGCATAGCATCATCAAAGTTTGTCCCAAATATAAAAATACTTCCAAATGCTTATAACTTCTATATAACGCAAATTATAATTCATGAGTATTTAGGAATTATAAGAATTTATCTATCATCAATTTAA
- the folE gene encoding GTP cyclohydrolase I FolE translates to MKDKYCSKLGKSVQQHLIKLGLEQPREFKLDNDTKIATIAKAYRQILDALGLQTHEFAKTPFRVARMFSQEIFNGLDYANFPACALYENQFNYSGVLTQKNITIMSFCEHHFVPFEGTAEVSFIPKDNTIIGLCRINSICDFFARRPQIQERMTAQIFETLKFILATEDVSIKIKAKHACVSFRGVNNQDSQTYTQMVGGFFAK, encoded by the coding sequence ATGAAAGATAAATACTGCTCTAAATTAGGTAAAAGTGTCCAGCAACATCTTATCAAACTAGGTCTAGAGCAACCCAGAGAATTTAAGCTTGATAATGATACCAAAATAGCCACAATAGCCAAAGCATATCGACAAATCTTAGACGCTCTTGGCTTACAAACACATGAATTTGCAAAAACTCCTTTTAGAGTGGCAAGAATGTTTTCTCAAGAAATATTTAATGGTCTTGATTATGCTAATTTTCCTGCCTGTGCTTTATATGAGAATCAGTTTAATTATAGTGGGGTTCTAACTCAGAAAAATATAACTATTATGTCATTTTGTGAGCATCATTTTGTACCATTTGAAGGCACTGCTGAAGTTTCTTTTATTCCTAAAGATAATACTATTATTGGGCTGTGTCGTATTAATAGCATTTGTGATTTCTTTGCCAGACGCCCGCAAATTCAAGAGCGAATGACCGCACAAATATTTGAGACTTTAAAATTTATTTTAGCGACAGAGGATGTGAGTATAAAGATTAAGGCTAAGCACGCTTGTGTTTCATTCAGAGGAGTCAATAATCAAGATTCTCAAACATATACACAAATGGTTGGTGGTTTTTTTGCTAAATAG